The proteins below come from a single Kitasatospora sp. NBC_00315 genomic window:
- a CDS encoding DUF6368 family protein: protein MAGPVLVIELAEALPAAVVQRLRGFLAGCAAGLDEKRPGYYDMHVRADQLGIPVPGGVDGRRPFLVCAMGPGIGDEETFEGEHADGPDLEPLIGFSPTHAVDVIAGCNRPIDHLTTALLTAAIMDVVGGVANAELLDEQVAIVDGLPGVLAMTDGPGPIACGAATFLRAWAAQPGFRLLK, encoded by the coding sequence ATGGCTGGTCCAGTGTTGGTGATTGAGTTGGCCGAGGCGCTTCCGGCCGCAGTCGTTCAGCGACTCCGCGGCTTCCTGGCGGGCTGTGCAGCAGGGCTCGACGAGAAGCGTCCTGGCTACTACGACATGCACGTGCGAGCTGACCAGCTCGGAATCCCGGTTCCTGGTGGCGTTGACGGACGGCGCCCGTTCCTGGTCTGTGCCATGGGGCCCGGGATCGGGGACGAGGAGACTTTCGAAGGCGAGCACGCGGACGGCCCCGATCTCGAACCCCTCATCGGCTTCAGCCCGACCCACGCAGTAGACGTCATCGCCGGATGCAACAGACCGATCGATCATCTCACCACGGCCCTGCTGACGGCTGCCATCATGGACGTGGTCGGCGGCGTTGCCAACGCTGAGCTACTGGATGAGCAGGTTGCAATCGTGGACGGACTTCCGGGTGTGCTCGCGATGACGGACGGCCCGGGGCCGATCGCGTGCGGCGCGGCGACATTCTTGCGTGCATGGGCTGCTCAACCGGGCTTCAGACTTCTCAAATAG